Genomic segment of Phycisphaerales bacterium:
ACGGTCTCGATGCTCACTTCCAGCAGCATGCATTCGGACAATTCCGAGCGGCTCTCGTCGGTCCTGGCCCAGAGCATCATCAACGAGCGCTTTGCGCAGATGGGCATGGACGTGCAGAGCGTAGTGGTGAATCTGATTCCGCCGCGCGTCGCCACGATGAAAGCCAAGTCGGAGGGCAACGTGAAGTCGAGCGAGATCGCCGACATCTTCGTGCCCATGGGATTCATGATGCTGCTTTGGATCAGCACGTTCACCGGCGGGCAATACCTGCTGACATCGACGGTCGAGGAGAAGACCAACAAGATCATCGAGGTCGTGCTCAGCGGCACCTCGCCGATGCAGCTGATGACGGGCAAGATTCTCGGCCAGGGGGCCGTGGCGCTCACGATGCTGCTGCTTTACGCGGGCATGGCAATCGTCGGCCTGCAGCGCACGGGCTACGGCTATCTCGTGGACTGGAGCGCGGTGGCGGTGATCTTCCCGTACTTCATCATGGCGTTCTTCTTCATCGCGTGCATGATGGCGGCCATCGGATCCGCCGTGAACGAGATGCGCGAGGCGCAGGCACTGATGGGACCGGTGATGATGATCGTCATGCTGCCCCTGCTCGCCTGGATGCCCATCGTGCGCGGGCCCAATGACACCTTCGCGACGATCGCCAGTTTCATCCCGCCGATGACGCCGTTCGTCATGGCGCTCCGGCTCGGGACGAATCAGCCGATACCGGTGTGGCAGACGGTCGCGACCATGATCATCGGCTTTGCCGCGGTCTTCGTGTTCATCTGGATGACGGCCAAGATCTTCCGCATCGGCATCCTCATGCACGGCAAGGCGCCCAACTTCATGACGCTGCTGCGCTGGGTGCGCATGGCGTAAAGCCGGACTGCGCACAGCGATGAAGGCGCTCTCTCGGCTACATCAGGTTCTCGATTGCCCGGCGCCAGGCGCGCGAGGGTCAGGCAGAGGGCGACTCATCCTCCACCACCACCGTCTCGGCGCCGGCGGCGTGGAAACTGCGCGTCATCACCCGCAGCCGCCAGTACATCACAACCGCGCTGACGGCGCTGAAGCCGGCGCAGATGAGAAACGCGCGGTTGGCCGCCATGTCCAGCGGCCGCCGCGCCAGCCACACGATCCCCGCGCCGATGCTCATGAAGATGGATGACATCGCGTTTGCGGCGGCGAGGTAGCGGCCGCGCGAGGCGTCGGGCGACAACTGCTGCAGGAGCGCCTGCAGCGGCACAAGATAGAGACCGGCCGAGATTCCCGCCCCGCCAAGGAAGAACGCCACGTTTCGCGTGTTCGGGGGCACGACGCCCAGCAGCACCAGAAACAGCGTGAGGCCCGCCGCCCCCACCGGCACAAGGCGCGGTTCAATGTGATCGCCCGAGAGCAGACCCGCCAGTGCGCTGCCCACGCCGATCGACACCGCGAGCACACCAAGCAGATATGAAGCTTCGGTGTAGGAGACGTCGAGCAGCCCCTTGTACTCGGGAACGAGCAGGATCGCCATCATCCCGATGAGATAGAAGTAGGACCACGAGATAGCCACGAGCAGAATCGGCCCGCGGCCCATCTCGCGGATCGACTCCCAGTACGTCCTGAACGGGTTGAGATCGAAGCGCAGCTTCTCGTTCTGCGATTTGAGTCGGGGCAGGAAGAGCACGGCGACCACGCCCGCCGCGGCGAAGGCCACCATCACGACGAACGGCAGCCAGTGAACGGCGTCCGGCGGCGTCCCGTCTGCGAGCGGCTTGGGGTAAAAACGGTCGCTGACCGGCCCGGCGATCATCGTGCCGACAATGATCGCGATGTTGGTGAGCATGTTGATCATGCCGTTGGCGCGGCTGAGCTCGGTGGACCTCACGAGTTCGGGGATCATGCCGTATTTGGCAGGGCTGAAAAGCGTGCTCTGAATCGACATCGCGATGAACGCGAAGAGCGTGACGTAGAGTTCGCCCATCCACAGGCCGATGCCGGCGATGGCCACGATGGGGATCTCGGCGATCTTCATCCACACGGCTACGCGCTGCTTGCTGATGCGGTCGTTGAGTTGCCCGGCGTACCCCGAGAGGAGCACGAAAGGCAGCGTCAGGCACCAGGCGATGATCGACTGGCCGCCGGCGCCGAGCTGGTCCTTCCAGAGACCCTCGGTGACCATGAAGATGAGGACCTGCTTGAGGATGTTGTCGTTGGCGGCGCCGAGGGACTGCGTGACCAGCAGCGATGAGAACCCCTGGCCGAGCAGATTCCGACCGTTGCGGACCTTGCGCCCGGAGCGCGAGGAGTGTGCCTGAGAATGATCGCCACGTCCACCCATGTCGGCGTGAGGGTATGGGGGTCGCTCGCTTCAGGCGCGAACGTGCACAAGGCAACCCGGCAAGGAAACCGCGGCGGCGACGGCGGACGATTACCGATCATTCTGCTCGATTTGTCGGATTGCACTTTCGATCGTCTCGATGAACTTCCGCTCGTACGTACCGGGATTTGTGGTCTTGAGCCGCCTCGCATCCTCTCGGAGAATTGGACCGGCGACGACTGCAGCCGAGCCGAATGATCCAAGCGTTTGCGCGATGCATTTTGAGAAGTCTTCTCGCGCGGTGGCCTTGGTGATCTGACGCTGCATTGTCAGGGCTTG
This window contains:
- a CDS encoding MFS transporter gives rise to the protein MGGRGDHSQAHSSRSGRKVRNGRNLLGQGFSSLLVTQSLGAANDNILKQVLIFMVTEGLWKDQLGAGGQSIIAWCLTLPFVLLSGYAGQLNDRISKQRVAVWMKIAEIPIVAIAGIGLWMGELYVTLFAFIAMSIQSTLFSPAKYGMIPELVRSTELSRANGMINMLTNIAIIVGTMIAGPVSDRFYPKPLADGTPPDAVHWLPFVVMVAFAAAGVVAVLFLPRLKSQNEKLRFDLNPFRTYWESIREMGRGPILLVAISWSYFYLIGMMAILLVPEYKGLLDVSYTEASYLLGVLAVSIGVGSALAGLLSGDHIEPRLVPVGAAGLTLFLVLLGVVPPNTRNVAFFLGGAGISAGLYLVPLQALLQQLSPDASRGRYLAAANAMSSIFMSIGAGIVWLARRPLDMAANRAFLICAGFSAVSAVVMYWRLRVMTRSFHAAGAETVVVEDESPSA
- a CDS encoding ABC transporter permease, which encodes MNAQKTLLVAQREYKSTVMTKAFIFGAIVFPIIIWTAAILIPALVRTETPQLAGTVAIMDGTGVVSDSFKHALNPDTIEAQVQLASGENLDERAQKALEQLGAQNNPVAVAAAKRQIERFLKQPVPALQYIDLRPEEENEEQLRQDVLSGKLIAWIHIDERALDPLAQDTVSMLTSSSMHSDNSERLSSVLAQSIINERFAQMGMDVQSVVVNLIPPRVATMKAKSEGNVKSSEIADIFVPMGFMMLLWISTFTGGQYLLTSTVEEKTNKIIEVVLSGTSPMQLMTGKILGQGAVALTMLLLYAGMAIVGLQRTGYGYLVDWSAVAVIFPYFIMAFFFIACMMAAIGSAVNEMREAQALMGPVMMIVMLPLLAWMPIVRGPNDTFATIASFIPPMTPFVMALRLGTNQPIPVWQTVATMIIGFAAVFVFIWMTAKIFRIGILMHGKAPNFMTLLRWVRMA